The window CATTACAAATTACACATGAAAACCGATGGTAATAGCAACTTGCTAAAACCACTCATTTGATCTACTTAAACATGACAACCATTCCTATTAAAACTAACAGGAAACCCATAACACCAACCAAGTATTGAAAGCCGATGGTAACCCTTGAACACTTCTTGCCTAACTCACACACCATCTTCTCAACCGCATCCAGTTTCTGCTGAGTCTCATAGTCACCTTCCGAGGGTAATGCTAGAGCTTCTACCTTCTGAGCCAATTGCAGCGTGTGTATATCCCTCGCGCTCATCTCCTCCATAACCACCACATCCCACCACTTAAATACATGGCAGTCCCCATCATCTTTATTGTCACAAGTATAAAACCTTCTTCCCGGATCATTGGTGGTCTTCGAAGTGGCTAGAATATGCTGAGAACCACAGTAGCAGACCTGAGGAAACCCGAACTCTACCTCGGGTTGAGGAGGATACTGAACCTGCTCACGATAATTGGACTCAATCTCAGCTTGGTCTCGGCGTATAAGCTCCTCTGTCTCGCTGTAGCTACTGTCAGCTGTGTCCCCATACTGAGAAGAAGAAGGCTGACTATAGCTATACTGTCCCATGTCCAGCTAAAcctggaaaaaaaataaacaaagtacAAAAAATAAGACAGAAGCCAAGAAACAAACTGATTATATTACATAGAAGTTGATTAATATTACATGCGTGGAAACAAAGTACATTATATTACATAGCCGCAAAGAAACAAAGTAGAATATTAAACAAGCAAAGAAGCAAAGAAGCAAACAAAGTAGATGATTAAAACAAGTTAAAAGCAAACAAGCAAACaagcaaacaaacaaactaaATGCAGAGTCGGTGAGTTGATCCTTAGTTTAAAAATACTGGGCCACTATCTTATCCTTCACAATTTCCTCAGCCTCGGTGAGTTGATCTTTTTTTGCCAGAAGAGTGTCTAGTATGGCTAGCTTAGACAACTTCTCCTTCTCAGCAAAATCTTCCTTCTTTATTTCCCAAATGCTCTTATAATCCTCAACACTCCTCCCTTGCTTCGAATTCCTTCTTGCTTTTGCAGCTTTGACACCTTCAGGGCGGggctcattatcaccaacaaaGACAGAAGCTTCGGAACCTTCGACACCATCGACACCATCCTTTCTCTTTGAACTCCCAGCAGCCTTAGGAGGAGGGTTGAGGTTAAGCCATTTCTGGTCATACCTTAACACACACCATGCATGCTCGAGGTTGAATTTTATGTTGTGATCAGAGTGGTAGATGTCGTGAGCGGCCTTGAGAACATCATTCTCGTTTTGACCACTGCGGTTCTGCCTCTCTGCGGCTGCATAGGCGCCACAGAATCTCTGGGTTGACTCATTTATTTTATGCCATCGCGACTTCAAATGTTTATGCAGCCTCTTTGGACCACCATTTGTAACATGAGGACTTGCTTCGAAGTATTCGGCAACTCTTTTCCAGAAGGTGTGTAACTTTTGTTCATTGCCGACAATGGCATCCTTGGATGTGTTGAGCCAGGCACTGATTAGCACCTCATCATCAGCTGGTGTCCACTTCTGTCTCGTCCCACGCTGCGGTAGTGTGTCTTCAACTGGAGTTGGAGCGTCAGACTGTGAACTGAAGAGAGGGATCTCCGATGATTGGGAATGAAAACTGTCATAGCCGAAGTTCCCATTGACAACACTATCGTGTTGACTGGTAAGAAGACCTACATAGCCAGAAGACAGGCTATATGGAGTTTGAGAACCCATTGCACTAAGAAGAGAGAAGAGTTTATAGAAGAGAAAGGTTTAggcagagaagagagaaagaagatgatggagATTGAAGGATAGTTTGGTGTTTATTAATAggcagagaagagagaaaaacgATAATAAAGCCTAACCATAAACTACCAAAGTCATATCAGAGTTATTACACATCTCCTCCTAAAATTAATTCATGATTTGGTTGCAAAGTAACTATACTATCATCTCAGTATATCGAAGAAGACAATATTTGGTTGCAAACTAACTAGATTATCATCTCAGTATATCAAAGCAAACTAACTAGGCTAAACAGTTACTAAACATTTTAACAACCAACTAGTTCAAGTGCATTAAAGTTACACAACCAACCATGTCTAATCAGAGTACATGCCTACACGTTTTCAATCCGAGTTAATAACTCTATGCCTACTAGTTTTAACTATTTGAGTTCAAGTGCTAGTGATTTACCTTGTACTTTGGACGAAATGGTTTGACTTGTTGTAATTATCCGGGTTTGCGAGAGACAAATCTTCACCTCAACTACTAGCTCACTCTCACAAtcagaagcaaaaaaaaaatcagtttcatCAAATATGAGTAATGGTTCTGCAAACAATAAACAACTTCACCATCTCTTTACTAAAAAAAACCCTACACCAAGAACGATAAACAATTTACAATCAATCAAAACCCTACATCAAGAACGAGAACAAAACGATGGGAAATTAACCAAATCATTAATCAAACGGATAACCAATTCAGTAATCAAACGGATAACCCTAGATTAAGACGATTCGAAAttaacaaaaccctaaatcgatAACGACAACAAAATAGATACAATCAATCAAAGGTACTAGATCGAGAACACATACCTTCTTCACCTTCGTATCAAGTCAAACGCCGAGGAGAACCGTCGAGAAAGAGAACCGTCGAGACCCAAACGCCGAGGAGAACTGTCGACAAAGAGAACCGCCGTCGAGATAGAAGCCAAGGAGAA is drawn from Raphanus sativus cultivar WK10039 unplaced genomic scaffold, ASM80110v3 Scaffold3910, whole genome shotgun sequence and contains these coding sequences:
- the LOC108835489 gene encoding glutathione S-transferase T3-like, producing MGSQTPYSLSSGYVGLLTSQHDSVVNGNFGYDSFHSQSSEIPLFSSQSDAPTPVEDTLPQRGTRQKWTPADDEVLISAWLNTSKDAIVGNEQKLHTFWKRVAEYFEASPHVTNGGPKRLHKHLKSRWHKINESTQRFCGAYAAAERQNRSGQNENDVLKAAHDIYHSDHNIKFNLEHAWCVLRYDQKWLNLNPPPKAAGSSKRKDGVDGVEGSEASVFVGDNEPRPEGVKAAKARRNSKQGRSVEDYKSIWEIKKEDFAEKEKLSKLAILDTLLAKKDQLTEAEEIVKDKIVAQYF